GTGTTCAAAGAACCAACAAGAAATACTTTTAAATAGCAACATCTCCAAGACCAATCATACCTTCAAATTTATAACCAACTCTACGACTTGGTACTTTTATTGGTTCACCATTACCACTAATTGgtgaatataaataatatccTAACAATGAATTAACCGAAGCTCTAATTTGTGCTTCTTTTAATGAAGATCCAATACCTTCaccaattttatcattaccAACAAATACTCCAGCTAAAAATTGAGGATGAGCTGATAATCTACCGGTTTCAGCAATTAATCTAATACTAACAGGTTGTTTAAATTCTAATTTATCACATAATCTAATTAATTCACTAATTGGtcttttaaattcaaacatTTGATCTAAAGgaatttttcttgataaaatatgatcattaataaattctttaGCTATTGATTCACCACAATGAGTATATAATCCTCCAATTATAGCTTTAACAGCTGAAGCATAAGCTAAATCTTGTTGAGATAATTTACCTTCTTCATCTATAATTTCTTCTATTCCAGTAACATTTTTGtaattaccattattattataaaatttatCTGATTTATCTTGATCATAAAGATATCTTAATCTACCAAATTTCATAAATTCTGATTCTTGACCTAAAAATCTATCCAATTTACTaacttcatcaatttcaatgcCCCAACTTTTACCTATTTCCAGTAATGTTAAATTACCcattaatgaatcaatagCAGCTTGATGGATTTTCATAGGTAATCGAggataatgaattaataaatattctGTAACATaatatgataataatgatttaccTAAAGTatttaaaccaaaattaTTAGCTAATCCATCAGATTCTTCTGGTTTAGTAATTAAATTAAGACATTGAGATAATGTAGctaatttaaatgatttaggCAATTGTAAACGATTATGTAATGCCACTAATGGAGGTGATTGTTTAGCTGATGATTCAGGTAATCTATGAGTAAATATATTATGTTTATAACTACCATAATCATCTATAGATTCATAAgttgttttcaaaaatttatttgaatttactAAAGTTccatttaattttgatttcgATAAGTTATTTTTGACGATGATGGGGGTGGAAGTGGTGCTGTTGGTGCTATTGGTGCTGTTGGTGCTGGTGGTATTATGacaaattgaagaaaatgaaacacAACGTCTTGATATTTGatgtattgttgttttggaatatattttttgtaTCAGAATTCTTAACAtgattaaattaatattcTCTTCCTAATTTCCCCTTCCAATGAAAAGCTAAAATAGTAAGACTTTTAATAACTGTGGGTGGTGAAAGATT
This is a stretch of genomic DNA from Candida dubliniensis CD36 chromosome 1, complete sequence. It encodes these proteins:
- a CDS encoding mitochondrial 54S ribosomal protein YmL3 (Similar to C. albicans MRPL3;~Similar to S. cerevisiae MRPL3): MLRISIQKIYSKTTIHQISRRCVSFSSICHNTTSTNSTNSTNSTTSTPIIVKNNLSKSKLNGTLVNSNKFLKTTYESIDDYGSYKHNIFTHRLPESSAKQSPPLVALHNRLQLPKSFKLATLSQCLNLITKPEESDGLANNFGLNTLGKSLLSYYVTEYLLIHYPRLPMKIHQAAIDSLMGNLTLSEIGKSWGIEIDEVSKLDRFLGQESEFMKFGRLRYLYDQDKSDKFYNNNGNYKNVTGIEEIIDEEGKLSQQDLAYASAVKAIIGGLYTHCGESIAKEFINDHILSRKIPLDQMFEFKRPISELIRLCDKLEFKQPVSIRLIAETGRLSAHPQFLAGVFVGNDKIGEGIGSSLKEAQIRASVNSLLGYYLYSPISGNGEPIKVPSRRVGYKFEGMIGLGDVAI